A DNA window from Desulfovibrio legallii contains the following coding sequences:
- a CDS encoding transposase — protein KYLSTGWARRFVKRWLVWVNRSDLAPMRKVGGLIQRHLENILTFCRHRITNGVAEGLNSKIMAIKRKACGYRNREHFKTAIYFFCGGLNLYPASS, from the coding sequence AAGTACCTGAGCACGGGATGGGCCAGACGTTTTGTGAAGCGATGGCTGGTCTGGGTGAACAGGTCAGATCTTGCCCCAATGCGCAAAGTGGGCGGACTGATTCAGAGACATCTTGAGAACATCCTGACCTTCTGCCGCCACAGGATCACCAACGGCGTGGCCGAGGGCCTCAACAGCAAGATCATGGCCATCAAGAGGAAGGCTTGCGGTTATAGGAACCGGGAGCATTTCAAGACAGCCATCTACTTCTTCTGTGGCGGTCTAAACCTCTACCCGGCCAGTTCCTGA